The genomic DNA GAATCTCGACGTGATGTTCGCGCTGCCGGGACAAAGCCTGGACGGCGCCTTGCTGGACCTGCGCACGGCCTTGTCGCATGGCACCGAGCACCTGTCGCTGTATCACCTGACGATGGAGCCGAATACGGTCTTCGCCAAGTATCCGCCCGAGTTGCCGGATGACGACACCAGCGCCGCGATGCAGGATGCGCTGGAGGCCGCCACCGCCGAGGCAGGCCTGACGCGTTACGAGGTCTCCGCCTATGCGCGGCCGGGCGCGCGCAGCCGCCACAACCTGAACTACTGGGAATTCGGCGACTATCTGGGCCTGGGCCCGGGCGCGCACGGCAAGCTGTCCTTCCACGACCGCATCGTGCGCGAAGCCAGGCTGCGCAATCCGGACAGCTGGATGACGCAGGCGCTGGCCGGCGACGGCTCGCACCTGGCCCACGGCACGCAGGTGGAGCAGGAGGCCTTGCCCTTCGAATTCATGCTGAACGCCTTGCGCCTGCGCGAAGGGGTGGCCGCCACGTTGTTCACCGAGCGCACCGGCCTGCCGCTGGCCGCCATCCTGCAGCCCCTGCAGGCCGCCACCCGCCGCGGCCTGCTGGATCCCGACCCCACTCGCCTGCGGGCGACGCCGCTGGGTTGGCGCTTCCTCAACGACCTCCAGGAAATATTCCTGTAGTGGCATAAGCCCCACGATGGGGCTTCATGCACCAATATAAGCACTATAGTGGTGCATATTGCCCGATTTCCTCGCACGGTTCCCCGTCATGACGCGTGTTTCAAGTTGGCACGCAACTTGCTTGATGTAATCCCGCCGGTCGAGCGACGTTCTCGACTCTTTGTTGATACCCCCTGGAGATGACATGGCCACGCCCCAAGATGTTCTGAAGCTGATTAAAGAGCATGAAGTCAAGTTCGTCGACTTCCGCTTCACCGATACCGCCGGTAAGGAACAGCACGTTTCCGTGCCGCACCACGCTGTTGACGAAGACAAGCTGGAAGGCGGCCAAGCCTTCGACGGCTCGTCGATCGCCGGCTGGAAGGGCATCGAAGCTTCGGACATGCTGCTGGTGCCGGACACCTCCACCGCCCGCCTGGATCCGTTCCGCGAAGAAGTCACGCTGAACCTGACCTGCGACGTGGTCGAGCCGTCCGACATGAAGGGCTATGACCGCGACCCGCGTTCGCTGGCTCGCCGCGCCGAAGCCTACCTGAAGTCCAGCGGCCTGGGCGACACCGCCTACTTCGGTCCGGAACCCGAGTTCTTCGTGTTCGACGGCGTGACCTGGAACGCCGACGCGTCGGGCTGCTTCGTCAAGATCAAGTCGGAAGAAGCCTCGTGGTCGAGCGCCCTCGAATTCGAAGGCGGCAACCTGGGCCACCGTCCGCGCGTCAAGGGCGGCTACTTCCCCGTGCCCCCGGTCGATTCCTTCCAGGACATGCGTTCGGAAATGTGCCTGCTGCTGGACCAGCTGGGCGTGCCCGTCGAAGTGCATCACCATGAAGTGGCCGGCCCCGGCCAGCTGGAAATCGGCACCAAGTTCTCGACCCTGGTCCAGCGCGCCGACTGGAACCAGGTCATGAAGTACGTGATCCACAACGTGGCCCATGCCTACGGCAAGACCGCCACGTTCATGCCCAAGCCCATCGTTGGCGACAACGGTTCCGGCATGCACGTCCACCAATCCATCTGGAAGGACGGCCAGAACCTGTTCGCTGGCAACGGCTACGC from Orrella dioscoreae includes the following:
- the glnA gene encoding type I glutamate--ammonia ligase, producing the protein MATPQDVLKLIKEHEVKFVDFRFTDTAGKEQHVSVPHHAVDEDKLEGGQAFDGSSIAGWKGIEASDMLLVPDTSTARLDPFREEVTLNLTCDVVEPSDMKGYDRDPRSLARRAEAYLKSSGLGDTAYFGPEPEFFVFDGVTWNADASGCFVKIKSEEASWSSALEFEGGNLGHRPRVKGGYFPVPPVDSFQDMRSEMCLLLDQLGVPVEVHHHEVAGPGQLEIGTKFSTLVQRADWNQVMKYVIHNVAHAYGKTATFMPKPIVGDNGSGMHVHQSIWKDGQNLFAGNGYAGLSEFALHYIGGIIKHARALNAITNPGTNSYKRLVPHYEAPVKLAYSARNRSASIRIPYVGNPKARRIETRFPDPLANPYLAFSALMMAGLDGVQNKINPGDPADKNLYDLPPEEDAKIPTVCSSLEQALEALDNDREFLTRGGVFSNSMLDAYIDLKMQEVNRLRMTTHPVEFDLYYSL
- the hemW gene encoding radical SAM family heme chaperone HemW codes for the protein MALTIPIVAEGRQAPSRPPGAHGPGASRLTSLPPLSVYVHVPWCVRKCPYCDFNSHAIVGELPERRYLDALRRDLEQALPSVWGRQVISVFIGGGTPSLLSAAGVDELLAMLRACLNVLPDAEITLEANPGATEAARLRDFAASGVNRISLGIQSFDDAQLKALGRVHDAGQARAAIDAAQKAVARVNLDVMFALPGQSLDGALLDLRTALSHGTEHLSLYHLTMEPNTVFAKYPPELPDDDTSAAMQDALEAATAEAGLTRYEVSAYARPGARSRHNLNYWEFGDYLGLGPGAHGKLSFHDRIVREARLRNPDSWMTQALAGDGSHLAHGTQVEQEALPFEFMLNALRLREGVAATLFTERTGLPLAAILQPLQAATRRGLLDPDPTRLRATPLGWRFLNDLQEIFL